The Paenibacillus sophorae genome has a segment encoding these proteins:
- a CDS encoding YwhD family protein has product MDNKQPDSKKQIALNIVNAKSKHKGFGAGSIDLNNVSPVIIDGGEAVIDIGAMHAKSKVEKGIKFSANREDVPEGRQVWVVWVAVERTPEGQHYAGLTACEMWIDSEAKRGWKILADHVNKLDSALKRRIIVEGLGAQEKAALQSLLVSHNADWWNASPEELKQALEG; this is encoded by the coding sequence ATGGACAACAAGCAGCCGGACAGCAAGAAACAGATTGCCTTGAATATTGTGAACGCCAAGAGCAAGCATAAAGGCTTCGGAGCGGGCTCAATCGATTTGAACAACGTGTCGCCTGTGATTATCGACGGCGGTGAGGCGGTCATCGACATTGGTGCCATGCATGCCAAGAGCAAGGTGGAGAAGGGCATCAAGTTCTCCGCGAATCGTGAGGATGTGCCGGAAGGCAGACAAGTGTGGGTTGTGTGGGTGGCGGTTGAACGCACGCCGGAGGGACAGCACTATGCCGGCCTGACCGCATGCGAGATGTGGATTGACAGCGAGGCGAAGCGCGGCTGGAAGATCCTTGCCGATCATGTGAATAAGCTGGATTCGGCGCTTAAACGGCGGATCATTGTAGAAGGGCTTGGCGCACAGGAGAAGGCAGCACTCCAATCGCTGCTCGTCTCGCATAATGCGGACTGGTGGAATGCGTCGCCCGAGGAATTGAAGCAGGCTCTCGAAGGCTAA
- a CDS encoding AbrB/MazE/SpoVT family DNA-binding domain-containing protein, with product MKDTGMIRSLDNLGRIVVPVEIRMTRNIDIGDPIEFFILDDHIIVLRKYTSTECTFCRSLDNVTYFKDQFICNSCLQELVNPDQGDHAPEQEPGEEVHVPSSDLGAGKKKTKSDELRERLEQTMLEHPGANQKELAGILGISQARVSQLKRKFASGR from the coding sequence ATGAAGGATACAGGTATGATCCGGAGTTTGGACAATCTTGGACGCATTGTGGTTCCCGTAGAAATCCGTATGACGCGCAATATTGATATCGGGGATCCGATTGAGTTTTTCATTTTGGATGATCATATTATTGTTCTGCGAAAATACACTTCAACGGAATGCACCTTCTGCAGGAGTCTAGACAATGTCACTTATTTCAAGGACCAATTTATCTGCAACAGTTGTCTTCAGGAGCTTGTGAATCCCGATCAGGGCGATCACGCACCGGAGCAGGAGCCGGGTGAGGAAGTCCATGTTCCCTCTTCGGATCTTGGCGCAGGCAAAAAGAAAACCAAATCGGACGAACTTCGCGAGCGGCTGGAACAAACGATGCTGGAACATCCAGGTGCTAATCAGAAGGAACTTGCCGGGATACTCGGCATCAGCCAGGCAAGAGTCAGCCAGCTTAAGCGAAAGTTCGCAAGCGGCCGGTAG
- a CDS encoding copper amine oxidase N-terminal domain-containing protein produces the protein MNTRSKAFRRTAALLAASTLTTLLFAAAPFEAAFASSASTPPAVPSAAESAVLNDLTLEHPGFQENGTTYVPLKDISTFLDLQLLWNSGKSSLEVTGLYQAVSLKAGQPKAYTAAGKVIMLGAETLIRGGVTYVPDKLFSKAFGVPVVWKGDNRFAVPYAARYIKTSTGRELFWLNREQGVLYTGQSGRVPLRAGIIRVADLDWVSMSARRINSASYAVEIENASGEPHINNTRWRALVSDGSLVDQAKTHYRNPRMIGMKRDIFAFQGNVVMVDGQTLTLVNPDGHIFKTYDLLEITGINDAFAVEAVDTDFLLVRPFQKGTLILIDRRSGQSVQLYKQLLSADDQAWLEAYPDTEIDYPGDNLEYTGRSGDTLSFEWTSFTGGQKVHFTYTLSPLS, from the coding sequence ATGAATACCCGAAGCAAAGCCTTCAGACGAACCGCCGCTCTGTTAGCCGCTTCCACTCTCACCACCCTGCTGTTTGCCGCCGCGCCGTTTGAGGCAGCTTTCGCCTCCAGCGCTTCCACTCCGCCCGCCGTCCCGTCCGCAGCGGAATCTGCCGTCCTGAACGATCTGACCTTGGAGCATCCCGGCTTTCAGGAGAACGGAACTACATACGTGCCTTTGAAAGACATCTCTACCTTTCTGGATCTTCAGTTGCTGTGGAATTCTGGCAAATCCAGCCTCGAAGTGACGGGACTTTATCAGGCCGTCAGCCTGAAGGCGGGCCAGCCGAAGGCCTATACCGCAGCTGGGAAGGTGATTATGCTGGGAGCAGAGACGCTGATTCGGGGCGGAGTGACCTATGTGCCGGATAAGCTGTTCTCCAAAGCTTTCGGCGTGCCGGTCGTCTGGAAAGGCGACAATCGATTTGCGGTCCCTTATGCGGCAAGGTATATCAAGACGTCGACGGGACGCGAGCTGTTCTGGCTGAACCGGGAGCAGGGCGTCCTGTACACCGGACAGAGCGGTAGAGTGCCCCTTCGCGCAGGTATAATCCGGGTTGCCGATCTCGATTGGGTGAGCATGTCCGCGCGCCGGATCAACTCGGCTAGCTATGCCGTCGAGATTGAGAATGCAAGCGGCGAGCCGCATATCAACAACACCCGCTGGCGCGCGCTTGTTTCAGACGGTTCCCTGGTGGACCAGGCAAAGACCCACTACCGGAATCCCCGCATGATCGGAATGAAGCGGGATATTTTCGCTTTTCAGGGCAATGTGGTCATGGTCGACGGGCAGACGCTGACGCTTGTGAATCCGGACGGGCACATTTTTAAAACCTATGATCTGCTTGAGATTACCGGCATTAATGACGCCTTCGCGGTGGAAGCCGTCGATACTGACTTTCTGCTGGTACGGCCCTTCCAAAAAGGCACGCTCATTCTGATCGACCGCCGCAGCGGCCAGAGCGTTCAGTTATATAAGCAGCTGCTTAGCGCGGACGACCAGGCCTGGTTGGAGGCATATCCCGACACCGAAATCGACTATCCCGGCGACAATCTTGAGTATACCGGACGCTCGGGGGACACGCTTTCTTTTGAATGGACATCCTTCACTGGAGGGCAAAAGGTTCATTTTACGTACACGCTTTCCCCTTTATCTTAA
- a CDS encoding DNA-3-methyladenine glycosylase — MAAYRGTAIRKPSDLSGGPGKLCRALRIDKSLNGLRLDQPGGSLRLESGDDPRSLPIVQAARINIPYAEEYAGLPWRFYIRDNPYVSAHDNKAEPFIWTESLP; from the coding sequence TTGGCCGCCTACCGGGGAACCGCCATCCGCAAGCCGTCCGACCTGTCGGGCGGACCGGGCAAGCTGTGCCGGGCGCTGCGCATCGACAAAAGTCTTAACGGGCTGCGTCTTGACCAGCCTGGCGGTTCGCTCCGGCTGGAGAGCGGCGACGATCCGCGCAGCCTTCCGATTGTTCAGGCTGCGCGCATCAACATTCCCTACGCGGAAGAGTATGCTGGCCTCCCCTGGCGCTTCTACATCAGGGATAACCCTTATGTTTCGGCACATGACAACAAGGCCGAGCCCTTTATCTGGACAGAGAGCCTGCCGTAA
- a CDS encoding DNA-3-methyladenine glycosylase: MLAQRAKDRYDDTHRANKLLLSALVREVFSTVVSVNRNDGGGPARPLSSLWALPAIKAAPLLLGQHLVRLTEDGEIRCLIVETESYGGAEDKGSHAYGGRRTKRTDVMFHAGGTAYVYLIYGMYHCFNIVTAEENDPHAVLIRAVEPLTPRDAQLGRLPGNRHPQAVRPVGRTGQAVPGAAHRQKS, translated from the coding sequence GTGCTTGCACAGCGGGCCAAGGACCGGTACGATGATACTCATCGAGCGAACAAGCTGCTTCTATCCGCTCTAGTGAGGGAGGTGTTCTCTACCGTGGTATCCGTGAACAGAAATGACGGCGGCGGTCCGGCAAGGCCGCTGTCTTCCCTTTGGGCCCTGCCCGCGATCAAGGCGGCACCGCTGCTGCTCGGCCAGCATCTTGTCCGCCTTACGGAGGACGGGGAGATACGCTGCCTGATTGTGGAAACAGAGAGCTACGGCGGGGCGGAGGACAAAGGGAGCCATGCCTATGGCGGGAGACGGACCAAGCGCACCGACGTTATGTTTCACGCGGGCGGCACCGCTTATGTCTATCTTATCTACGGAATGTATCACTGCTTCAATATAGTTACAGCGGAGGAGAATGACCCCCACGCGGTGCTGATCCGCGCGGTGGAGCCGCTGACTCCCCGGGATGCGCAGCTTGGCCGCCTACCGGGGAACCGCCATCCGCAAGCCGTCCGACCTGTCGGGCGGACCGGGCAAGCTGTGCCGGGCGCTGCGCATCGACAAAAGTCTTAA
- a CDS encoding transglycosylase domain-containing protein produces MALQSSDKPVRKKNRWRRALLLLTGLVVLLLISTGTLIGYLYQKDLPPIPEDARSRLMDSRGNVIAVFSADGRSHDPVGLKDISPLLIQATLAVEDRKFYEHAGFNIRSMGRAVLVNLENGSRAQGASTLTQQLARNLYLSHEKTWTRKAKEAMYTLQLEMKYSKDDILRMYLNEIYYGHGAYGIEAASRMYFGKSAASLDLAESALLAGIPKGPTYYSPYNHLDNAKKRQKIILSSMVEMGEITQAEADRAAGETLALKPREEQTAALTAPYFRDYVGAAAAKLLGISTDELELEGLSVYTTLDPDMQQAAEAAVAQGMAGAGGLETALVSIDPRTGYIKAMVGGVNYRANQFNHALATTRQPGSSFKPIMYLTALSEKEMTGLSVFNSQPTLFHYDNNRKTYQPRNFGDKYLGQINMRQAIAASDNIYAVNTIMKVGPEKVIETARKMGIVSPLADVPSLALGTSPVSPLEMAGAFSVIGDGGVKMPTTAILKITDAKGNVLYEAPRAEGDSVVSPAAAYVLTRLMEGVFETGGTGNRVASLIKRPVAGKTGTTDTDAWMVGFTPELSTAVWVGYDKGRDITTTEGRRAAPIFAQYTEKALENVPPKIFPIPDGVVSVYINPESGKLATAACPDKVLETFISGTEPTAYCDLHGNGKEAEQAAGKDAKQGDSSDKDHSWWSDIKRWWLN; encoded by the coding sequence ATGGCGTTACAATCTTCTGACAAGCCTGTACGGAAAAAAAACCGCTGGCGCAGGGCCCTGCTGCTTCTGACCGGCCTAGTGGTCCTGCTGCTAATCTCCACAGGCACGCTGATCGGCTATTTATACCAGAAGGATCTGCCGCCGATTCCGGAAGATGCCCGCTCCAGACTGATGGACTCCCGCGGAAATGTGATCGCCGTCTTCTCTGCAGATGGGCGCAGCCATGATCCGGTGGGATTAAAGGATATATCACCTCTGCTGATTCAGGCGACGCTGGCAGTGGAAGACCGTAAATTCTACGAACATGCGGGCTTTAATATTAGGAGCATGGGCCGGGCGGTCCTGGTCAATCTGGAAAATGGCAGCCGCGCCCAAGGCGCCAGTACGCTGACCCAACAATTGGCGCGCAACCTGTATCTTTCCCATGAAAAAACGTGGACGCGCAAAGCGAAAGAAGCGATGTACACCTTGCAGCTGGAGATGAAGTACAGCAAGGATGACATTTTACGGATGTACCTTAATGAGATTTATTACGGTCACGGCGCATATGGCATCGAGGCGGCTTCCCGGATGTATTTCGGTAAATCTGCCGCTTCGCTCGACCTCGCGGAAAGCGCGCTCCTGGCCGGCATTCCGAAGGGACCGACGTATTATTCACCGTACAATCATCTGGACAACGCCAAAAAACGCCAGAAGATCATTTTGTCCTCCATGGTGGAGATGGGGGAGATTACGCAGGCGGAGGCCGACCGGGCAGCCGGGGAAACGCTGGCTTTGAAGCCCCGGGAGGAGCAGACGGCCGCGCTGACCGCTCCTTACTTTCGCGACTATGTCGGCGCCGCGGCGGCCAAGCTGCTCGGCATCAGCACCGATGAGCTGGAGCTGGAAGGACTGAGCGTGTACACCACGCTTGATCCGGATATGCAGCAGGCGGCGGAAGCAGCGGTGGCCCAAGGGATGGCAGGCGCGGGAGGTCTGGAGACGGCGCTCGTCTCCATCGACCCCCGTACCGGTTATATCAAAGCCATGGTCGGCGGCGTCAATTACCGGGCGAATCAGTTCAATCATGCACTCGCTACGACCCGGCAGCCCGGTTCCTCCTTCAAGCCGATTATGTACCTGACCGCGCTGTCTGAGAAGGAAATGACGGGGCTTTCCGTCTTCAACAGCCAGCCGACCCTGTTCCATTATGATAATAACCGCAAGACGTATCAGCCCCGGAACTTCGGGGACAAATACCTCGGCCAGATCAACATGCGGCAGGCGATTGCGGCCTCGGACAATATTTACGCGGTCAACACGATTATGAAGGTGGGGCCGGAAAAAGTGATCGAGACGGCGCGCAAGATGGGCATCGTCAGTCCGCTTGCGGACGTGCCTTCGCTGGCGCTGGGCACCTCGCCTGTCAGCCCGCTGGAAATGGCCGGAGCCTTCTCGGTTATCGGGGACGGCGGCGTCAAGATGCCGACAACCGCTATTCTTAAGATCACCGATGCCAAAGGGAACGTATTATACGAAGCTCCCAGGGCGGAAGGGGACAGCGTCGTCTCGCCGGCGGCCGCTTATGTGTTGACCCGGCTGATGGAAGGCGTATTCGAGACGGGCGGAACAGGCAACCGGGTAGCCTCGTTGATCAAACGTCCGGTTGCCGGCAAGACCGGAACCACGGATACCGATGCCTGGATGGTCGGCTTCACGCCGGAGCTGTCCACCGCCGTCTGGGTCGGCTATGATAAAGGGCGCGATATTACGACAACCGAAGGGAGACGGGCCGCGCCGATTTTTGCGCAGTATACGGAAAAGGCGCTGGAGAACGTCCCGCCGAAAATTTTCCCGATTCCGGACGGCGTCGTCAGCGTCTATATCAATCCGGAATCCGGCAAGCTGGCCACTGCGGCCTGTCCCGACAAGGTGCTGGAGACTTTTATCAGCGGCACCGAGCCGACCGCCTACTGCGATTTGCACGGCAACGGCAAAGAAGCGGAGCAGGCGGCGGGAAAAGACGCAAAACAGGGTGACAGCTCTGACAAGGATCATTCCTGGTGGAGTGACATCAAGCGTTGGTGGCTCAATTAA
- a CDS encoding DUF1934 domain-containing protein, whose amino-acid sequence MHKYGVSVTLISRHEGETSILNVSGEATQKGPQLYIRFEEPGQGPDGADAAVRTTVKILDDELRIIRHGGVQSEQSFRNGVRLPGFYRSPYTQFNLSTETRMLGISRQERSLTVKWEYDLYVYDELSGQFAISLHIQEEPLV is encoded by the coding sequence ATGCATAAATACGGCGTCTCCGTCACACTCATAAGCCGGCACGAAGGAGAGACTAGCATTCTTAACGTAAGCGGCGAAGCCACGCAAAAGGGACCGCAGCTGTATATTCGTTTTGAGGAACCCGGTCAGGGACCGGATGGCGCCGATGCGGCAGTTCGGACAACGGTCAAGATTCTGGATGACGAGCTGCGGATTATCCGCCACGGCGGCGTCCAGTCGGAGCAATCTTTCCGGAACGGTGTGCGTTTGCCCGGATTTTACCGGTCTCCCTATACCCAGTTTAATCTGTCCACCGAGACAAGGATGCTGGGGATCTCGCGGCAAGAACGTTCCCTGACAGTGAAATGGGAATACGATTTATACGTGTACGACGAGTTGTCGGGACAGTTCGCCATTAGTTTGCATATACAGGAGGAACCTTTAGTATGA
- the argS gene encoding arginine--tRNA ligase, translating to MTQSPNPLALINERVKEAIADAVVAAGLVQREELPAIVLEVPKDKAHGDLATNAAMQLTKIAKRNPRQIAEAIVEHLDLSQASIEKAEIAGPGFINFTLSKSYLYQVIALVLEQGADYGRTDAGQGQKVEVEFVSANPTGSLHLGHARGAAVGDALCNVLDFAGYKVTREYYINDAGNQVSNLSQSIEVRYLQELGQQAEMPEDGYYGEDIKGFAKELVADKGDSLLELSPGDRAAFFRTYGLEKELDKIKRDLGRFRVAFDIWYSETSLYETGEVLRALDELRDRGEVYEQDGATWLRTTKYGDDKDRVLIKNDGTYTYLTPDIAYHSDKYGRGYDKMINIWGADHHGYIPRMKAAMASLGNDPDKLVVLIAQMVSLFQDGEKVKMSKRTGKAVTMEDLMDEVGVDAIRYFFTMRSMDSHLDFDMDLAVSTSNENPVFYVQYAHARICSVFRQAEEQGITLPEIAGIDYSKLTAEHEYALLRKVGELPAEIDLAAEGYAPHRLIRYVYELASIFHSYYKAERVITEDAAQTLARLALLGAVRQAIANVLRLVGVTAPERM from the coding sequence ATGACACAAAGTCCAAATCCGCTTGCCCTCATTAATGAAAGGGTGAAAGAAGCCATCGCCGATGCGGTCGTCGCCGCAGGCCTGGTTCAGCGGGAAGAGCTTCCGGCAATCGTGCTGGAAGTGCCCAAAGACAAAGCCCATGGCGATCTGGCGACCAACGCCGCAATGCAGCTTACCAAAATTGCCAAGCGTAATCCGCGCCAGATCGCCGAGGCGATCGTTGAGCATCTGGATTTAAGCCAAGCCTCGATTGAAAAAGCGGAAATCGCCGGCCCCGGCTTCATCAACTTTACGCTGTCCAAATCATATCTTTATCAGGTCATCGCTCTTGTCCTGGAGCAGGGCGCCGATTACGGCCGGACGGACGCCGGTCAAGGGCAAAAGGTCGAGGTTGAGTTCGTCAGCGCCAACCCAACGGGAAGCTTGCATCTGGGACATGCCCGGGGAGCGGCCGTCGGCGATGCGCTGTGTAATGTGCTGGATTTCGCCGGTTACAAGGTCACGCGCGAATACTATATCAACGACGCAGGCAATCAGGTTTCCAACCTGAGCCAATCGATCGAGGTCCGGTATTTGCAGGAGCTTGGCCAACAGGCTGAAATGCCGGAGGACGGCTACTACGGTGAAGACATCAAGGGCTTTGCCAAAGAGCTTGTCGCTGATAAGGGCGACTCGCTCCTGGAGCTGTCGCCTGGCGACCGCGCCGCCTTTTTCCGTACCTATGGGCTAGAGAAAGAGCTGGACAAAATCAAACGCGATCTGGGACGCTTCCGCGTCGCCTTCGACATCTGGTACAGCGAGACCTCGCTGTATGAGACCGGGGAAGTGCTGCGGGCGCTTGACGAGCTGCGGGACCGCGGGGAAGTGTACGAGCAGGACGGCGCCACATGGCTGCGGACGACGAAATACGGGGACGACAAGGACCGCGTGCTGATTAAGAATGACGGCACCTATACCTACCTGACGCCGGATATCGCTTATCACAGCGATAAGTACGGACGCGGCTATGACAAAATGATCAATATTTGGGGCGCCGACCACCATGGCTATATTCCGCGGATGAAAGCCGCGATGGCGTCGCTTGGCAATGATCCGGACAAACTGGTTGTGCTGATTGCCCAAATGGTAAGCCTGTTCCAGGACGGTGAGAAGGTCAAAATGTCCAAGCGGACCGGTAAAGCTGTCACCATGGAGGATCTGATGGACGAAGTCGGCGTCGATGCGATCCGCTACTTCTTCACCATGCGCAGCATGGATTCCCATCTTGACTTCGACATGGATCTCGCCGTCTCGACCTCGAACGAGAATCCGGTGTTCTATGTACAATATGCGCATGCGCGCATTTGCAGCGTATTCCGTCAAGCCGAGGAGCAGGGCATCACCCTGCCGGAGATCGCCGGAATTGATTATTCTAAGCTGACCGCAGAGCATGAATACGCTCTGCTGCGCAAAGTCGGCGAGCTGCCGGCCGAGATTGATCTGGCCGCAGAAGGCTATGCTCCGCACCGCCTGATCCGCTATGTGTACGAGCTGGCGTCGATCTTCCACAGCTACTACAAGGCCGAGCGTGTAATCACCGAGGATGCCGCCCAGACGCTGGCGCGCCTCGCGCTGCTGGGCGCCGTTCGCCAAGCGATTGCGAACGTGCTGCGCCTTGTCGGTGTGACTGCGCCGGAACGGATGTAG